The Micromonospora sp. M71_S20 genome has a window encoding:
- a CDS encoding FAD-dependent oxidoreductase — MSTPAEVVVYAATSAGVCAAVAAADAGADVLLLEPGRHVGGMTSGGLGYTDVGDVRVLGGPAARFRREVAEHYGVPVGHYAGPEPRVAEAIFQRWLDNPRIRLVTDSAVRSARLRDGRIVEVATGDGRTFAGGVFVDASYEGDLLALAGVPYAVGREDRASYGERWAGRQELLPGRHTMPPFISPFRDDPAGHREGPVLPQLRTGPLAPVGTGDGGVMAYGYRVCLTTDADRVPFSRRDGYDEAHWELGRRLFHHWRRQGFEPAAGALLGLEANLPNGKCDGNSLGPFSLNVLDGSAWEYPDADPARREELRLHHLHHTQDLLWFLANDPAVPASVRRELRRWGLPADEFPDTGHLPHQLYVREARRMLGEYVLTEHDLLGARPQHDVVALGSYHLDVREVQRTWRWVPEHPRPVAMVFTEGYLSVPTPPYPIPYRALVPRYADCLNLVVPVCVSASHVAFSSIRMEVQYQMLGHVAGLAATLALRDGRPVQSVDTRLLQRHLRDAGQVLGL; from the coding sequence ATGAGCACGCCGGCCGAGGTGGTCGTGTACGCCGCCACCTCGGCCGGCGTGTGCGCGGCCGTCGCGGCCGCGGACGCGGGCGCCGACGTCCTGCTCCTCGAACCGGGCCGGCACGTCGGCGGGATGACCTCCGGCGGACTCGGCTACACCGACGTCGGTGACGTGCGGGTGCTGGGCGGCCCGGCCGCCCGGTTCCGGCGGGAGGTCGCGGAGCACTACGGCGTGCCGGTGGGCCACTACGCGGGCCCCGAGCCCCGGGTCGCCGAGGCGATCTTCCAGCGCTGGCTCGACAACCCGAGGATCCGGCTGGTCACCGACAGCGCGGTGCGCTCGGCGCGGCTGCGGGACGGCCGGATCGTCGAGGTGGCCACCGGCGACGGCCGGACGTTCGCCGGCGGCGTCTTCGTCGACGCGAGCTACGAGGGAGACCTCCTCGCGCTCGCCGGGGTCCCGTACGCCGTGGGCCGGGAGGACCGCGCGTCGTACGGAGAGCGCTGGGCGGGACGCCAGGAACTGCTGCCCGGCCGGCACACCATGCCGCCGTTCATCTCCCCGTTCCGGGACGATCCGGCGGGCCACCGCGAGGGCCCTGTGCTGCCGCAGCTGCGTACCGGCCCGCTGGCCCCGGTCGGCACGGGCGACGGCGGCGTCATGGCGTACGGCTACCGGGTCTGCCTCACCACCGACGCCGACCGGGTCCCGTTCTCCCGCCGGGACGGCTACGACGAGGCCCACTGGGAACTCGGCCGCCGCCTGTTCCACCACTGGCGCCGACAGGGCTTCGAGCCGGCGGCCGGGGCACTGCTCGGGCTGGAGGCCAACCTGCCGAACGGCAAGTGCGACGGCAACTCGCTCGGCCCGTTCTCGCTCAACGTCCTCGACGGCTCGGCCTGGGAGTATCCCGACGCCGACCCCGCGCGCCGGGAGGAGCTGCGGCTGCACCATCTGCACCACACCCAGGACCTGCTCTGGTTCCTGGCCAACGACCCGGCCGTCCCGGCGAGCGTACGGCGGGAGCTGCGGCGCTGGGGCCTGCCGGCCGACGAGTTCCCCGACACCGGGCACCTGCCGCACCAGCTCTACGTCCGGGAGGCGCGCCGGATGCTCGGCGAGTACGTCCTCACCGAGCACGACCTGCTCGGCGCCCGGCCGCAGCACGACGTCGTCGCCCTCGGCTCGTACCACCTGGACGTCCGGGAGGTGCAGCGGACCTGGCGGTGGGTGCCGGAGCACCCCCGGCCGGTGGCCATGGTGTTCACCGAGGGCTACCTGTCGGTGCCCACGCCGCCGTACCCGATCCCGTACCGCGCGCTGGTGCCCCGCTACGCCGACTGCCTGAACCTCGTCGTCCCGGTCTGCGTCTCCGCCTCGCACGTGGCGTTCTCGTCGATCCGGATGGAGGTGCAGTACCAGATGCTGGGGCACGTCGCCGGGTTGGCCGCCACGCTGGCGCTGCGCGACGGCCGACCCGTGCAGTCGGTGGACACCCGCCTGCTACAGCGACACCTCCGGGACGCGGGGCAGGTCCTCGGGCTGTGA
- a CDS encoding DeoR/GlpR family DNA-binding transcription regulator — translation MRYTQAPERRRELLRRAAEAGYVSSTDAAAELGVSEMTIRRDLRQLAAQGLVNRVAGGASAPVPAYGVPFEQRRDAATAEKEAVGRAAVPLVPAGAVVALDAGTTVAALAARLPGGLTVVTHSVPVILACTGREDLELISLGGAYHRATRSFTGPITRGSLEDLAVDVAVLSATAAGPTGVYSANAADAEIKRAMARIARRVVLLLDHGKLAAHAPMRFLDLAAVDTVVVDAGTDTDQLALLRATCREVVVAPLDAGTAVPASRPAAPATREVGT, via the coding sequence GTGCGCTACACGCAGGCCCCCGAGCGGCGTCGCGAACTCCTGCGCCGGGCGGCCGAGGCCGGCTACGTCTCCTCGACCGACGCCGCGGCCGAGCTGGGCGTGTCGGAGATGACCATCCGCCGTGACCTGCGGCAGTTGGCCGCCCAGGGACTGGTGAACCGGGTCGCCGGTGGCGCGAGCGCCCCCGTGCCCGCGTACGGCGTCCCGTTCGAGCAGCGCAGGGATGCCGCGACGGCGGAGAAGGAAGCGGTCGGCCGGGCCGCCGTGCCGCTCGTACCGGCGGGCGCCGTGGTGGCCCTCGACGCCGGCACCACGGTCGCGGCCCTCGCGGCCCGGCTGCCCGGTGGCCTCACCGTCGTCACCCACTCGGTACCGGTGATCCTGGCGTGCACCGGACGGGAGGACCTCGAACTGATCTCCCTCGGCGGCGCCTACCACCGCGCGACCCGCTCCTTCACCGGGCCGATCACCCGTGGCAGCCTGGAGGACCTGGCGGTGGACGTGGCCGTGCTTTCCGCGACGGCGGCCGGGCCGACGGGGGTCTACTCCGCCAACGCCGCGGACGCCGAGATCAAGCGGGCGATGGCCCGCATCGCCCGCCGGGTGGTCCTGCTGCTCGACCACGGCAAGCTGGCGGCGCACGCTCCGATGCGGTTCCTGGACCTGGCGGCGGTCGACACGGTCGTCGTCGACGCGGGAACGGACACCGACCAGCTCGCGCTGCTGCGGGCGACCTGCCGGGAGGTGGTGGTCGCGCCGCTGGACGCCGGGACGGCCGTCCCGGCGTCCAGGCCGGCGGCGCCCGCGACCCGGGAGGTCGGGACGTGA
- a CDS encoding aspartate/glutamate racemase family protein, producing the protein MAEGVSADPGTVGLLHTVPALAATFDDLLRASTATPRRIHVADAWLLDTARREGVTPAVRDTVLAHLRNLESVGVDAVLVTCSSIGEAAEAAAGRVRVPVVRVDAAMADEAVAVAAGPGARGRIRVLATLPSTLGPTGRLVERAARSAGRPVEVTAELVADAAEAQDRGDRERVDSLVAAAVAHAAAGADVVVLAQASMARAAALADVAVPVLSSPHGGVAALLRVLSDRPD; encoded by the coding sequence GTGGCGGAAGGCGTGAGCGCCGACCCGGGCACGGTCGGCCTGCTGCACACCGTTCCCGCGCTGGCCGCGACGTTCGACGACCTCCTGCGCGCCTCGACCGCGACGCCCCGCCGGATCCACGTCGCCGACGCCTGGCTGCTGGACACCGCACGCCGCGAGGGCGTCACGCCGGCCGTCCGGGACACCGTGCTCGCGCACCTGCGCAACCTGGAGTCGGTCGGGGTCGACGCCGTCCTGGTCACCTGTTCCTCCATCGGCGAGGCGGCGGAGGCGGCGGCCGGGCGGGTGCGCGTTCCGGTCGTACGGGTGGACGCGGCGATGGCCGACGAGGCGGTCGCCGTCGCCGCCGGCCCCGGGGCGCGGGGACGCATCCGCGTGCTCGCCACCCTCCCGTCCACGCTCGGGCCGACCGGACGGCTCGTCGAGCGGGCGGCCCGCAGCGCCGGCCGGCCCGTGGAGGTGACCGCGGAACTGGTGGCGGACGCCGCCGAGGCGCAGGACCGCGGCGACCGGGAACGCGTGGACAGCCTCGTCGCGGCGGCCGTCGCCCACGCCGCGGCCGGCGCGGACGTGGTCGTGCTGGCCCAGGCCTCCATGGCCCGCGCCGCGGCGCTGGCCGACGTCGCGGTACCGGTTCTCAGCTCGCCGCACGGCGGCGTGGCCGCGCTGTTGCGTGTCCTGTCCGACCGGCCGGACTGA
- the otnK gene encoding 3-oxo-tetronate kinase: MTGPWLGAVADDLTGACDLADAVSEAGGSAVVAVGRPTAPPPASHCVVVALKSRTAPRDQAVAESLAAARWLLDAGCTTLYQKYCSTFDSTDAGNIGPVADALVDLIGDAVAVGTPATPRVGRTVYQGHLFVGRQLLSESPLRDHPLTPMRDPDLVRVLSRQAEGGVTLVDLATVTAGPAAVAAAIGAARRDGARHVIVDALADGDLDTLATALLATPDGLLVGGAAGLAAALARVSGAGARSSTAGAGPGGAVTARAVPTVPEGRRLILSGSCSARTREQVDAFPGPRVTLSPVDLDTGLPETVDAVADAVARAYRDTTGPVLVTSSADPEQVARYESRLGPGRAAALLEAATAEIARRAVDTLGVRRLLVAGGETSGAVVRALDVGTLRVGPAAGPGLPWMVPEGGPALALLLKSGNFGDPDLFTTAWRHCP; encoded by the coding sequence GTGACCGGGCCCTGGCTCGGTGCCGTGGCCGACGACCTCACGGGGGCCTGCGACCTCGCGGACGCGGTGAGCGAGGCGGGTGGGTCGGCGGTCGTGGCGGTGGGCCGCCCCACGGCGCCGCCGCCCGCCAGCCACTGCGTGGTCGTGGCGCTGAAGTCCCGGACCGCACCGCGCGACCAGGCCGTCGCGGAGTCACTCGCCGCGGCGCGGTGGCTGCTCGACGCCGGCTGCACCACCCTCTACCAGAAGTACTGCTCGACGTTCGACTCCACCGACGCGGGCAACATCGGCCCGGTGGCGGACGCCCTGGTCGACCTCATCGGGGACGCCGTCGCCGTGGGCACGCCGGCCACGCCACGGGTCGGCCGCACGGTCTACCAGGGACACCTCTTCGTCGGCCGGCAACTGCTCTCCGAGTCGCCGCTGCGGGACCACCCGCTCACCCCGATGCGCGACCCCGACCTCGTGCGGGTGCTCTCCCGCCAGGCCGAGGGTGGGGTCACGCTCGTCGACCTGGCCACGGTCACCGCCGGCCCCGCCGCCGTCGCCGCCGCGATCGGGGCCGCCCGCCGGGACGGCGCCCGGCACGTGATCGTCGACGCCCTCGCCGACGGCGACCTGGACACGCTGGCCACGGCGCTGCTGGCGACGCCGGACGGGCTGCTGGTGGGCGGTGCCGCCGGGCTGGCCGCCGCGCTGGCGCGGGTCTCCGGCGCGGGGGCGCGGTCCTCGACGGCCGGCGCCGGCCCGGGTGGCGCGGTCACCGCGCGGGCCGTACCGACGGTGCCGGAGGGCCGGCGGTTGATCCTCTCCGGCAGCTGCTCCGCACGCACCCGCGAACAGGTCGACGCGTTCCCCGGGCCCCGGGTCACCCTGTCCCCGGTCGACCTCGACACCGGTCTTCCGGAGACGGTCGACGCCGTCGCCGACGCCGTGGCCCGGGCGTACCGGGACACGACCGGACCCGTCCTGGTCACCTCCTCGGCCGACCCGGAACAGGTCGCGCGGTACGAGTCCCGGCTCGGCCCCGGGCGAGCCGCCGCGCTGCTGGAGGCGGCGACCGCGGAGATCGCCCGCCGCGCGGTGGACACCCTCGGGGTCCGCCGCCTGCTGGTGGCCGGCGGTGAGACGTCGGGGGCGGTGGTCCGGGCACTAGATGTCGGCACGCTGCGGGTCGGACCGGCGGCCGGCCCCGGCCTGCCGTGGATGGTTCCCGAGGGCGGCCCCGCGCTGGCCCTGTTGCTCAAGTCGGGGAACTTCGGCGACCCGGACCTGTTCACCACCGCCTGGCGGCACTGCCCCTGA
- a CDS encoding L-fuculokinase, whose product MNGATRPADAAEADPPETPRGGPSGGACLSVGIDVGTTNTKVALVAIDGSAARVRAVATAPTPPPDSVRRVLVGLLRQVLDGSPAPDAVGVASMAETGVPLDATGTPLGAWLRWDGHRAGTEADELSRRLGWAHLVAATGVRPSAKVPLATWAWLRANRPDEWRAMASWAGAADLVCLLLTGHLTTDHTLAGRTMAYRLPRPGQPVPEAFDTDLLAEVGLRPEQLPTVVPPDTFAATVRDPAFMDAGLRSGTPVVVAGHDHAVGAYACGVREPGDVANSLGTAEAVLSVVAGCPDPVAVARAGMSTVVPVAGRHRAILAGSSSAGATVAWWLAHESGGVPAAELSAQVLGRGDRPTDVIVLPYLSGRQAPAPDPRARLRVLGRRPTHTPAELARAMFEGLCLQTRWMLHEQARLAGGPADAAVTLLGGAGAANPAWLRVRAHVLPAELRVVPAAQPVAAGAAIVAAVRAHRAGPAAPALAWRPGPAVADAGRDYDEPFARFVTAATGAEAADDDSRGEEVR is encoded by the coding sequence GTGAATGGCGCCACGCGTCCCGCCGACGCGGCCGAGGCCGACCCGCCGGAGACTCCGCGTGGCGGCCCCTCGGGCGGGGCCTGCCTGAGCGTGGGCATCGACGTGGGGACCACCAACACCAAGGTGGCCCTCGTGGCGATCGACGGCTCCGCCGCCCGGGTACGCGCCGTCGCCACCGCCCCCACTCCCCCGCCCGATTCCGTGCGGCGCGTGCTGGTCGGCCTGCTCCGCCAGGTGCTGGACGGGTCGCCGGCGCCGGACGCCGTGGGCGTCGCCTCGATGGCCGAGACCGGCGTGCCGCTCGACGCGACCGGAACGCCACTCGGTGCCTGGCTGCGCTGGGACGGCCACCGGGCCGGGACCGAGGCCGACGAGCTGTCCCGCCGGCTCGGCTGGGCGCACCTCGTCGCGGCGACGGGGGTACGACCCAGCGCCAAGGTCCCGCTGGCCACCTGGGCGTGGCTGCGGGCCAACCGGCCGGACGAGTGGCGGGCCATGGCGTCCTGGGCGGGCGCGGCGGACCTCGTCTGCCTGCTGCTCACCGGCCACCTGACGACCGACCACACGCTGGCCGGGCGCACCATGGCGTACCGGCTGCCCCGGCCCGGTCAGCCGGTGCCGGAGGCCTTCGACACCGACCTGCTGGCCGAGGTGGGCCTGCGGCCGGAGCAGCTGCCGACCGTCGTGCCGCCGGACACGTTCGCCGCCACCGTCCGGGACCCGGCCTTCATGGACGCCGGGCTGCGGTCCGGGACACCGGTGGTGGTGGCGGGCCACGACCACGCCGTCGGCGCGTACGCCTGTGGGGTGCGGGAGCCGGGCGACGTCGCGAACTCGCTCGGTACGGCCGAGGCGGTGCTCTCCGTCGTCGCCGGCTGCCCCGACCCGGTGGCGGTGGCCCGGGCCGGCATGAGCACGGTCGTCCCGGTGGCCGGCCGGCACCGGGCGATCCTCGCCGGCTCGTCGAGCGCCGGAGCCACCGTCGCCTGGTGGCTGGCCCACGAGTCGGGCGGCGTCCCGGCTGCCGAGTTGTCCGCCCAGGTGCTCGGCCGCGGTGACCGGCCCACCGACGTGATCGTCCTGCCGTACCTGTCCGGGCGGCAGGCCCCGGCGCCCGACCCGCGGGCCCGGCTGCGGGTCCTCGGGCGGCGCCCCACGCACACACCCGCCGAGCTGGCCCGCGCGATGTTCGAAGGGCTGTGCCTGCAGACCCGGTGGATGCTGCACGAGCAGGCCCGGCTCGCCGGCGGGCCCGCCGATGCGGCGGTGACCCTGTTGGGTGGGGCCGGCGCGGCCAACCCCGCCTGGCTCCGGGTCAGGGCCCACGTCCTCCCCGCCGAGCTGCGGGTGGTGCCGGCGGCGCAGCCGGTGGCCGCGGGCGCGGCGATCGTCGCCGCCGTCCGGGCGCACCGGGCCGGGCCGGCGGCCCCCGCACTGGCCTGGCGGCCAGGACCGGCGGTCGCGGACGCCGGCCGGGACTACGACGAGCCGTTCGCCAGGTTCGTGACGGCCGCGACCGGTGCCGAGGCGGCCGACGACGATTCGCGAGGAGAAGAGGTCAGATGA
- a CDS encoding GH1 family beta-glucosidase — protein MTTHRFPPGFLWGAATSAYQIEGSLDADGRGPSVWDTFAARPGTVEGGGDGSRACDSYRRWDRDVELVAGLGLGAYRFSVSWSRILPQGRGRVEPRGLDHYERFVDALLARDVTPVLTLNHWDMPEALMADGGWVGRSSVDAFAEFAAAVADRLGDRVHWWITQNEPWIIALLGYQLGLHAPGVRDLRASVAAGHHVLLGHGAGADVIHARTPQARVGCALSLFPCDPASDDPADLAAARGSDGYVNRWYLDPLLGDGYPADMWAHYERALGGGLDDIIRPGDAELIGGRSDFLGVNYYTRRVMAAAQPGPGRPFPWRVVGPSGDVTRTDEGWEVAPDSLRDLLIRLHREHPGVPLMITENGAVYGDTPTHDGLVHDQRRVDFLLGHLRAVRAAIDAGAEVVGYLHWSLLDNFEWALGYRPRFGLVHVDYPSGRLTVKDSGRVYARIAATGQLPDTRPTVPPFG, from the coding sequence ATGACGACACACCGCTTCCCGCCCGGCTTCCTCTGGGGCGCGGCGACCTCCGCGTACCAGATCGAGGGCAGCCTCGACGCCGACGGGCGGGGGCCCTCGGTGTGGGACACCTTCGCCGCGCGTCCGGGCACCGTCGAGGGCGGCGGCGACGGCTCGCGGGCCTGCGACTCGTACCGGCGGTGGGACCGCGACGTGGAGCTGGTCGCCGGGCTCGGCCTGGGCGCGTACCGGTTCTCGGTCTCCTGGTCCCGGATCCTGCCGCAGGGTCGCGGCCGGGTCGAGCCGCGCGGCCTGGACCACTACGAGCGGTTCGTCGACGCGCTGCTCGCCCGCGACGTGACGCCGGTCCTCACGCTCAACCACTGGGACATGCCGGAGGCGCTGATGGCCGACGGCGGCTGGGTGGGCCGGTCCAGCGTTGACGCGTTCGCCGAGTTCGCGGCGGCCGTGGCCGACCGGCTCGGCGACCGGGTGCACTGGTGGATCACCCAGAACGAGCCGTGGATCATCGCGCTGCTGGGCTACCAGCTCGGCCTGCACGCCCCCGGCGTCCGGGACCTGCGCGCGTCGGTCGCGGCCGGTCACCACGTCCTGCTCGGGCACGGCGCGGGCGCCGACGTGATCCACGCCCGCACGCCGCAGGCACGGGTCGGCTGCGCGCTGAGTCTGTTCCCGTGCGACCCCGCCAGCGACGACCCGGCCGACCTGGCCGCCGCCCGGGGCTCGGACGGCTACGTGAACCGGTGGTACCTCGACCCGCTGCTCGGCGACGGCTACCCGGCGGACATGTGGGCGCACTACGAACGGGCCCTCGGTGGCGGCCTCGACGACATCATCCGGCCCGGCGACGCCGAGCTGATCGGCGGGCGCAGTGACTTCCTGGGCGTCAACTACTACACCCGCCGGGTCATGGCCGCGGCGCAGCCGGGCCCCGGGCGCCCCTTCCCGTGGCGGGTGGTGGGCCCCTCCGGTGACGTGACCCGCACCGACGAGGGCTGGGAGGTGGCCCCGGACAGCCTGCGCGACCTGCTGATCCGGTTGCACCGCGAGCACCCCGGGGTCCCTCTGATGATCACGGAGAACGGGGCGGTGTACGGCGACACCCCCACCCACGACGGGCTGGTGCACGACCAGCGGCGCGTCGACTTCCTGCTCGGCCACCTGCGGGCGGTGCGTGCGGCCATCGACGCGGGCGCGGAGGTGGTGGGATACCTGCACTGGTCGCTGCTGGACAACTTCGAGTGGGCGCTCGGCTACCGCCCCCGCTTCGGCCTGGTGCACGTGGACTATCCCTCCGGCCGGCTGACCGTGAAGGACTCCGGCAGGGTGTACGCCCGCATCGCCGCCACCGGCCAGCTTCCCGACACCCGCCCCACCGTGCCGCCGTTCGGCTGA
- a CDS encoding low temperature requirement protein A, translated as MGLRGGDGRDLLERREDVRQANFLELFVDLVLVFALAGVVERVMQDVTAGDPLVRWRSLAYLLVLAMPLIWLWITTAHITSWFDPRRRKIQLIVLASAFGLLVMASSLPYAFDTRGWAFVLPYLVLHCARPLILLPSLHGHALRDLYVRSVLWCTAAAAIWIAGGLVSGVARAALWGVAVTVDIVAAQLRWPIPGRARPPISAWAMDSGRHLPERYQQLLMIALGETVLAAGITFTDQPATAATSAALVVAYLSTVLLWRIYFYRSGQVLTDAVVAARDRLAAGRATGIAHIVMVVGIVTTAVGYEIVLEHPGGRPEPVWLAVILGGPALFLYGRIRLERVVFDRLSIRRVVAIATLAAAAVPLYLAPPLVAAVVAALVLLGVALADAGHAARRPPEQPSPAH; from the coding sequence ATGGGGCTGCGGGGAGGTGACGGACGGGACCTGTTGGAACGCCGCGAGGACGTGCGGCAGGCGAACTTCCTGGAACTCTTCGTCGACCTGGTGCTGGTGTTCGCCCTCGCGGGGGTGGTCGAACGGGTGATGCAGGACGTCACCGCGGGCGATCCGCTGGTGCGGTGGCGGTCGCTGGCGTACCTGCTGGTCCTGGCCATGCCGCTGATCTGGTTGTGGATCACCACCGCGCACATCACCAGCTGGTTCGACCCCCGCCGCCGCAAGATCCAGTTGATCGTGCTGGCCAGCGCGTTCGGCCTGCTGGTCATGGCCTCGTCCCTGCCGTACGCGTTCGACACCCGGGGCTGGGCGTTCGTGCTGCCGTACCTGGTGCTGCACTGCGCCCGCCCACTGATCCTCCTGCCCAGCCTGCACGGCCACGCCCTGCGCGACCTCTACGTCCGATCGGTGTTGTGGTGCACGGCCGCGGCGGCGATCTGGATCGCCGGCGGGCTGGTCAGCGGCGTCGCCCGGGCCGCCCTCTGGGGAGTCGCGGTGACGGTGGACATCGTCGCCGCTCAACTGCGCTGGCCAATACCCGGCCGGGCCCGGCCACCGATCAGCGCGTGGGCGATGGACAGCGGCCGCCACCTGCCCGAGCGCTACCAGCAGTTGCTGATGATCGCCCTCGGGGAGACCGTCCTGGCCGCGGGCATCACCTTCACCGACCAGCCGGCCACCGCGGCCACGTCGGCGGCGCTGGTGGTGGCGTACCTGTCGACGGTGCTGCTCTGGCGGATCTACTTCTACCGCTCCGGGCAGGTCCTCACCGACGCGGTCGTCGCTGCCAGGGACCGGCTGGCCGCCGGCCGCGCCACCGGTATCGCCCACATCGTCATGGTGGTCGGGATCGTCACCACCGCCGTCGGCTACGAGATCGTGCTCGAACACCCCGGCGGCCGGCCGGAGCCGGTGTGGCTCGCGGTGATTCTCGGCGGGCCGGCGCTGTTCCTCTACGGCCGCATCCGCCTGGAACGGGTCGTGTTCGACCGGCTGTCGATCCGCCGGGTCGTCGCCATCGCCACCCTCGCGGCGGCTGCCGTACCGCTGTATCTCGCCCCGCCGCTGGTCGCCGCCGTCGTGGCCGCGCTCGTGCTGCTCGGTGTCGCCCTGGCCGACGCCGGCCACGCCGCCCGCCGCCCACCCGAGCAGCCCTCCCCGGCGCACTGA